A window of the Lolium perenne isolate Kyuss_39 chromosome 7, Kyuss_2.0, whole genome shotgun sequence genome harbors these coding sequences:
- the LOC127315122 gene encoding F-box protein At5g07610-like, translating into MLLSTRIMSFSPPRDEGTTAETLTDDLLLEIISRVPARHRWRCKCVCKNWLGLARKLPQSLAGFFCTRTSKKRFQESAIQFFKVSGTRGSPSLDFLPQLPIHLLDCCNGLLLCRCYGAPAKADVGFQYVVCNPATEEWIALPDDPGHTHADDDVGAMVRLGFNPAVSSHFHVFVLLTDDSIISGVDVYSSETGRWVHKEKGWNGDVALANPHKATVFLNGCLHFQTFTGLGWDLVPCVAAVDTDGETWANFAAPNPSDIDDGFIQHSQGRLHYASFTDEIKDDRLVVYVLEDYGSKEWVLKHTVKISDMFGSERCVNDYNVAFDWIAIHPECNVIFFTVGFDTPFMCYNMDSERTRMLCTLENVYSSYLPYVPMYSELQSLHM; encoded by the exons ATGCTGCTTTCAACTCGTATCAT GTCTTTCTCTCCTCCCCGCGACGAAGGGACGACGGCCGAGACCCTCACCGACGACCTCCTGCTCGAAATCATTTCGCGGGTTCCCGCCAGGCATCGCTGGCGCTGCAAGTGCGTGTGCAAAAACTGGCTGGGCCTCGCCCGCAAACTCCCCCAGTCCCTGGCCGGCTTCTTCTGCACCCGCACCAGCAAGAAGCGCTTCCAGGAGTCCGCTATCCAATTCTTCAAGGTCTCGGGGACCCGAGGCTCCCCCTCCTTGGACTTCCTGCCCCAGCTGCCAATCCATCTCCTCGATTGCTGCAACGGTCTCCTCCTCTGCCGCTGCTATGGCGCCCCCGCCAAGGCCGACGTTGGGTTTCAGTATGTCGTCTGCAACCCTGCCACGGAAGAGTGGATCGCGCTGCCGGACGATCCCGGCCACACCCATGCTGATGATGACGTTGGGGCCATGGTGCGTCTGGGTTTCAATCCGGCCGTGTCTTCCCACTTCCATGTGTTTGTGTTGCTGACGGACGACAGCATCATTTCCGGAGTGGATGTGTATTCTTCAGAGACTGGGAGATGGGTTCATAAGGAGAAGGGGTGGAACGGAGATGTTGCCCTCGCTAATCCTCACAAGGCAACTGTCTTCCTCAACGGTTGTCTGCATTTTCAGACTTTCACAGGTCTTGGCTGGGATTTGGTGCCTTGTGTAGCTGCGGTGGACACCGACGGGGAGACATGGGCCAACTTTGCTGCTCCTAATCCTAGTGATATAGATGATGGCTTTATTCAGCACTCGCAGGGCCGCCTGCATTATGCCAGTTTtactgatgaaatcaaagatgacAGGCTAGTAGTTTATGTTCTCGAGGACTATGGCAGTAAAGAATGGGTGTTGAAGCATACAGTTAAAATTTCGGACATGTTTGGTAGCGAGAGGTGTGTCAATGACTATAACGTGGCCTTTGATTGGATTGCTATTCATCCAGAATGTAACGTCATCTTCTTCACCGTGGGGTTCGATACACCATTCATGTGTTACAATATGGATAGTGAGCGAACCAGAATGCTCTGCACTCTTGAAAATGTCTACTCATCTTATCTGCCATATGTGCCGATGTACTCGGAGTTGCAATCTTTGCACATGTGA